In Sphingomonas sp. LR60, the following are encoded in one genomic region:
- the pnuC gene encoding nicotinamide riboside transporter PnuC has protein sequence MSLAEWTATILGIACVALAARRSIWTFPTAIVSVALLGLVVFRARLYSDALLQLFFAAANLYGWINWRRAEARSGDVPVRTLDTRARTLWLGGIILCWLAWGSAMHRWTDAALPWWDAGIAAASVAAQLLMAKRALENWWLWIAVDVASVPLYLAKGLYAFAGLYLFYLALALWGLIDWRRAAGADWRTVPA, from the coding sequence ATGTCGCTTGCTGAATGGACCGCTACCATCCTCGGGATCGCCTGTGTCGCTTTGGCGGCTAGACGGAGCATCTGGACCTTCCCGACCGCGATCGTCTCGGTCGCGTTGCTCGGGCTCGTCGTGTTTCGCGCACGGCTCTATTCGGACGCCTTGCTCCAGCTCTTCTTCGCCGCGGCGAACCTGTACGGCTGGATCAACTGGCGACGCGCGGAGGCGCGCAGCGGCGACGTCCCTGTCCGCACGCTCGACACCCGCGCCCGCACCCTGTGGCTGGGCGGCATCATCCTGTGCTGGCTCGCATGGGGCAGCGCGATGCACCGGTGGACCGATGCCGCGCTGCCGTGGTGGGATGCCGGGATTGCGGCGGCCAGTGTCGCCGCACAGCTGCTCATGGCGAAGCGCGCGCTCGAAAATTGGTGGCTGTGGATCGCAGTCGACGTCGCATCGGTGCCGCTCTATCTGGCAAAGGGATTATATGCCTTTGCCGGGCTCTACCTCTTCTATCTCGCGCTCGCTTTATGGGGGTTGATCGACTGGCGGCGCGCAGCCGGTGCGGATTGGCGGACGGTGCCGGCATGA
- a CDS encoding oxidoreductase, whose translation MSGPRLFQPIEIGGLSLANRIVIAPMCQYSAVDGGMTDWHTIHLGHLALSGAGVLTIEATAVEPVGRDQLR comes from the coding sequence ATGAGCGGACCCCGGTTATTCCAGCCAATCGAGATCGGCGGCCTGTCGCTCGCCAACCGCATCGTCATTGCACCGATGTGCCAATATTCGGCGGTCGACGGCGGCATGACCGATTGGCACACGATCCATCTCGGTCATCTGGCGCTGTCGGGCGCGGGCGTGCTGACGATCGAGGCGACCGCGGTCGAGCCGGTCGGGCGAGATCAGCTACGGTGA
- the mtgA gene encoding monofunctional biosynthetic peptidoglycan transglycosylase, whose protein sequence is MFTALRLLIKIVLGFVVLSLVWVGVYAIVPVPFTMTMMGDLVGGHSVTKDWTPLSRIDPDMPRAAIAGEDARFCSHHGFDWRAIAGAAAHNAEGQRIRGGSTISQQTAKNAFLFQGGGYLRKALEAWFTLLIETIWGKKRIMEVYLNIAETGIGTYGAEAAAQRYFHHSAATLSPVEAARIAAVLPLPKKREAVAPTGFVRRRGNQIARYVGAVRRTGLDSCLR, encoded by the coding sequence ATGTTCACCGCGCTGCGCTTGCTCATCAAGATCGTCCTCGGCTTCGTCGTGCTGTCGCTCGTCTGGGTGGGCGTGTACGCGATCGTCCCCGTCCCCTTCACGATGACGATGATGGGCGACCTCGTCGGCGGTCACTCGGTCACCAAGGATTGGACGCCGCTGTCGCGGATCGATCCCGACATGCCGCGCGCGGCGATCGCCGGTGAGGACGCACGCTTCTGCAGCCATCACGGCTTCGACTGGCGCGCGATCGCCGGTGCAGCGGCGCACAATGCCGAGGGTCAGCGGATCCGCGGCGGCTCGACGATCAGCCAGCAGACCGCCAAGAACGCCTTCCTCTTCCAGGGCGGCGGCTATCTCCGCAAGGCGTTGGAGGCATGGTTCACGCTGCTGATCGAGACGATCTGGGGCAAGAAGCGGATCATGGAAGTCTACCTCAACATCGCCGAGACCGGGATCGGCACCTACGGCGCAGAGGCGGCGGCGCAGCGTTACTTCCACCATAGCGCCGCGACGCTCAGCCCGGTCGAGGCTGCACGGATCGCCGCGGTCCTGCCGCTCCCGAAGAAGCGCGAGGCGGTCGCCCCGACCGGCTTCGTCCGCCGCCGCGGCAACCAGATCGCGCGCTACGTCGGCGCGGTCCGCCGCACCGGGCTGGATAGCTGCCTTCGCTGA
- the modA gene encoding molybdate ABC transporter substrate-binding protein has translation MSIVMRFLLSLLALVTLALPAAAQERAPLVLAAASMQEALTDAADTWAKAGHERPRLSFAASSALARQIAAGGRADLFISADSDWMDDVAKRGLIVAGSRAVLVRNQLVVVSRPGLPRVVATKGAALGKLLGGAPLAMADPDSVPAGKYGREALTRLGAWEAVAPRVVRAENVRAALALVERGAAPYGIVYATDARAATGVQVAGVFPPRSHAPIVYPIARLTAGTSPEAEGFRRFLLSRAGQAILARRGFSTR, from the coding sequence ATGAGCATCGTCATGCGCTTTCTGCTTTCGCTGCTCGCCCTTGTCACCTTGGCCTTGCCGGCGGCAGCGCAGGAGCGCGCGCCGCTCGTGCTGGCGGCGGCGAGTATGCAGGAGGCGTTGACCGACGCCGCCGACACATGGGCGAAAGCGGGGCATGAGCGGCCGCGATTGTCGTTCGCGGCGTCGTCGGCGCTCGCGCGGCAGATCGCGGCGGGCGGGCGCGCCGATCTGTTCATTTCCGCCGACAGCGACTGGATGGACGATGTCGCGAAACGCGGACTGATCGTGGCGGGGAGCCGCGCGGTGCTGGTGCGCAATCAGTTGGTGGTGGTGTCGCGGCCGGGGCTGCCGCGGGTCGTCGCGACCAAGGGGGCGGCGCTCGGCAAGCTGCTGGGCGGTGCGCCGCTGGCGATGGCCGACCCGGACAGCGTTCCCGCGGGGAAATACGGTCGCGAGGCGCTGACGCGGCTCGGTGCGTGGGAGGCGGTGGCGCCGCGCGTCGTGCGGGCGGAAAATGTCCGCGCGGCCTTGGCGCTCGTCGAGCGTGGGGCGGCACCCTATGGCATCGTCTATGCCACCGACGCGCGCGCCGCGACCGGCGTGCAGGTCGCGGGGGTGTTCCCGCCGCGCAGCCATGCGCCGATTGTCTACCCGATCGCGCGGTTGACCGCCGGGACGAGCCCGGAGGCGGAAGGCTTCCGCCGCTTCCTGCTGTCGCGCGCCGGGCAGGCGATCCTCGCGCGGCGTGGCTTTTCGACGCGTTGA
- the modB gene encoding molybdate ABC transporter permease subunit, producing the protein MSELLPIVRLTLLVGGTATLGALPIAFVLAWVLARWRFPGKVLLDGLVHLPLVVPPVVTGWLLLLAFAPAGPIGRVLEAGFGISVLFRWTGAAIAGVMALPLMVRAMRLSIEAVDRRLEQAARTLGATRWRAYATVTLPLAAPGIAAALVLGLARAIGEFGATITFVSNVPGETQTLPLAIYAALQRPGGEAEVWRLAAVSVGLSLVALIVSEALVRRAGRGVHVL; encoded by the coding sequence TTGAGCGAATTGCTGCCGATCGTTCGCCTGACCCTGCTGGTCGGCGGCACCGCGACGCTGGGGGCGCTGCCGATCGCCTTCGTACTCGCGTGGGTGCTGGCGCGGTGGCGGTTTCCGGGCAAGGTGCTGCTCGACGGGCTGGTGCATCTGCCGCTCGTGGTGCCGCCGGTGGTGACGGGTTGGCTCCTGTTGCTGGCCTTCGCTCCCGCCGGGCCGATCGGACGCGTGCTGGAGGCCGGCTTCGGGATCAGCGTGCTGTTCCGCTGGACCGGCGCGGCGATCGCGGGGGTGATGGCGCTGCCGCTGATGGTGCGCGCGATGCGGCTGTCGATCGAGGCGGTCGACCGGCGGCTGGAGCAGGCGGCGCGGACGTTGGGTGCGACGCGTTGGCGCGCCTATGCGACGGTGACGCTACCGCTTGCCGCCCCCGGGATTGCGGCGGCGCTGGTGCTAGGGCTGGCCCGCGCGATCGGCGAGTTCGGGGCGACGATCACCTTCGTCTCGAACGTGCCCGGCGAGACGCAGACGTTGCCGCTCGCCATCTATGCCGCGCTTCAGCGGCCGGGGGGCGAGGCGGAAGTGTGGCGACTGGCGGCAGTGTCGGTCGGGCTGTCGCTGGTCGCGTTGATCGTGTCGGAGGCGCTGGTGCGCCGCGCGGGGCGGGGCGTGCATGTCCTTTGA